One genomic segment of bacterium includes these proteins:
- a CDS encoding nucleotidyltransferase domain-containing protein: MKALKELNLKENEIKALQELKEKILERFPVTEIIIYGSKARGDADEESDIDVLILINKEVNTVLEEEIFHMSYEIELKYDVVFGEMVENNDFWNTPLAKAMPLHWNIDREGIRL; the protein is encoded by the coding sequence ATGAAAGCACTTAAAGAATTAAACCTTAAAGAAAACGAAATAAAAGCGTTGCAGGAATTGAAAGAGAAGATTCTTGAAAGATTTCCAGTCACTGAGATTATTATTTATGGTTCTAAGGCGAGGGGTGATGCTGATGAGGAGTCGGATATTGATGTTCTGATCCTAATTAATAAAGAGGTTAACACTGTATTAGAGGAAGAGATTTTTCATATGTCTTATGAGATAGAACTGAAGTATGATGTTGTTTTTGGAGAGATGGTAGAGAATAATGACTTCTGGAATACTCCTTTAGCCAAGGCTATGCCTCTTCACTGGAACATAGACAGAGAAGGAATTCGTTTATGA